From a single Pseudomonas triticicola genomic region:
- a CDS encoding DUF2177 family protein, with amino-acid sequence MKKALIAYVATLLTFLLLDGIWLGLLMAPTYRELLGSLMLEKPLLLPAAVFYCLYVIGCVVFVVLPALSWQRAAKLGALLGLVAYGTYDLTNWATLRDWSVQVSLMDWAWGTVATAVACTVGYLVAKRFA; translated from the coding sequence ATGAAAAAGGCGCTGATCGCTTACGTCGCAACGCTGCTGACGTTTCTGCTGCTCGATGGCATCTGGCTCGGGCTGCTGATGGCGCCGACCTATCGCGAACTGCTCGGTTCGCTGATGCTGGAAAAACCGCTGCTGTTGCCCGCAGCGGTTTTTTATTGCCTGTACGTTATTGGTTGCGTGGTGTTTGTGGTCTTGCCGGCGCTGAGCTGGCAAAGGGCGGCGAAGCTGGGGGCGCTGTTGGGGCTGGTGGCCTACGGCACTTATGACCTGACCAATTGGGCGACATTGCGCGACTGGTCGGTGCAGGTGAGTTTGATGGATTGGGCGTGGGGGACAGTGGCGACAGCGGTTGCCTGCACGGTGGGTTATCTGGTGGCGAAGCGATTCGCCTGA
- a CDS encoding CvfB family protein, which translates to MALVGRYNSLQVVKHTNFGLYLDGGADGEILLPNRYIPKDIPSEDEDWLNVFIYLDSEDKLLATTEKPKVQVGEFASLKVVEVNSIGVFLDWGLPKDLLLPYSEEKRQMTAGEYCVVHVYLDKHTRRITATARLDRYLDKTPATYSPGQEVDLLVAEATDMGFKAIINNKHWGLIHKNEIFKFMRSGMREKGFIKEVRADGKISLSLQPVGQEAASSLSSKILGKLRENDGTLAVSDKSDPALISSLFGVSKGNFKKAIGSLYKEGKIVIHADRIELT; encoded by the coding sequence ATGGCTTTAGTCGGGCGTTACAACAGTTTGCAAGTGGTTAAACACACTAACTTCGGTTTATATCTGGACGGCGGTGCCGATGGCGAAATTCTTTTGCCCAACCGTTATATCCCCAAAGATATTCCCAGCGAAGATGAAGACTGGCTCAACGTATTCATCTACCTGGACAGCGAAGACAAACTTCTCGCCACCACGGAAAAACCCAAAGTTCAGGTCGGCGAATTTGCCAGTCTGAAAGTGGTTGAAGTCAACAGCATCGGCGTGTTCCTCGACTGGGGCCTGCCGAAAGATCTGTTGCTGCCGTACTCGGAAGAAAAGCGCCAGATGACCGCTGGCGAATACTGCGTGGTGCATGTCTACCTCGACAAACACACGCGCCGCATCACCGCCACCGCGCGCCTCGATCGTTACCTGGACAAGACCCCGGCCACCTACAGCCCGGGCCAGGAAGTCGATCTGCTGGTAGCCGAAGCCACCGACATGGGCTTCAAGGCGATCATCAACAACAAGCACTGGGGCCTGATCCACAAGAACGAAATCTTCAAGTTCATGCGCTCGGGCATGCGCGAAAAAGGCTTCATCAAGGAAGTGCGCGCCGACGGCAAGATCAGCCTGAGCCTGCAACCGGTTGGCCAGGAAGCGGCCAGCAGTCTGAGTTCGAAGATCCTCGGCAAGTTGCGCGAAAACGACGGCACCCTGGCGGTCAGTGACAAGAGTGATCCGGCGTTGATCAGCAGCCTGTTCGGCGTCAGCAAGGGTAACTTCAAGAAAGCCATCGGCTCGCTGTACAAGGAAGGCAAGATCGTCATTCACGCCGATCGCATTGAACTAACCTGA
- a CDS encoding TorF family putative porin, producing the protein MRPFPCLLFVSLLSGATAHAQVFQGELGDFDLKLGTTPSRSMAQGLVKPAAVGSFHGGLDLSHDSGVYFGQYAPSMGISPGKNLEIDSYVGFKQPFDQVLGYEVGMIHYSYPRVDTLDSQELFGGLTLLGSRFGIALSNDPDKQNNTLFADLTGNQPFGIGVSMKYTTHQLNTPAAVDGGYISSFTDWSVKLSRPFMGVDLDLIYSDSSLSGSDCSAYSGHNSECDGLVTLKAVRTFY; encoded by the coding sequence ATGCGCCCATTTCCCTGTTTATTGTTCGTCAGCCTGCTGTCAGGCGCGACCGCGCACGCGCAGGTTTTTCAGGGTGAACTGGGCGACTTCGATCTCAAGCTTGGCACCACGCCCAGCCGCAGCATGGCCCAGGGTCTGGTCAAACCGGCGGCGGTCGGCTCGTTCCACGGTGGCCTTGATCTGAGCCACGACAGCGGCGTGTATTTCGGCCAGTACGCGCCGAGCATGGGCATCAGCCCGGGCAAGAACCTCGAGATCGATTCCTACGTCGGCTTCAAGCAGCCGTTCGATCAGGTGCTCGGCTATGAAGTCGGGATGATCCATTACAGCTATCCCCGCGTGGACACCCTCGACAGCCAGGAGCTGTTTGGTGGCCTGACTCTGCTCGGCAGTCGCTTCGGCATTGCCCTGAGCAACGACCCGGATAAACAGAACAACACCTTGTTTGCCGACCTCACTGGCAATCAGCCGTTCGGCATTGGCGTGAGCATGAAATACACCACGCACCAGTTGAATACACCGGCGGCGGTGGACGGTGGCTATATCAGCAGTTTCACTGATTGGTCGGTGAAACTGTCGCGGCCGTTCATGGGCGTCGATCTTGATCTGATCTACAGCGACTCCAGCCTCAGCGGCAGTGATTGCTCGGCCTATTCCGGGCACAACAGCGAGTGCGACGGCCTCGTCACCCTCAAGGCTGTACGCACGTTCTATTGA
- a CDS encoding DUF6279 family lipoprotein: MSRWFKQIAALLIFTLALGACSRVGLAYRNLDVIIPWSLSDYVDMNGEQKDWFNERLEEHLSWHCTTQLPGYLDWLDRLQAMVESNQVSDAALQERTAEAKQAIAETAREITPSAIELLQGLDDKQVAEMNDAFAKDLRKRQQEYVKPPLAQQIKERGERMEKRLNDWLGPLSDTQKQRVAAWTNALGDQNTQWIANRAHWQQQFSAAVAQRQSAEFPQRIETLLVNRERLWTADYRKAYANTEAQARSLFVDLMAESTPQQRERLLKKIEGVRKDFNDLKCLKAAQKP, encoded by the coding sequence ATGTCTCGCTGGTTCAAACAGATTGCCGCCCTGCTGATCTTCACCCTCGCCCTCGGCGCTTGCAGCCGCGTTGGCCTGGCCTACCGCAACCTCGACGTGATTATCCCGTGGTCGCTGAGCGATTACGTGGACATGAACGGCGAGCAGAAAGACTGGTTCAATGAACGCCTCGAGGAACACCTGAGCTGGCACTGCACCACGCAGTTACCGGGTTACCTCGACTGGCTGGACCGTTTGCAGGCCATGGTCGAGAGCAATCAGGTCAGCGACGCCGCGCTGCAGGAGCGCACCGCCGAAGCCAAGCAGGCCATCGCCGAAACCGCCCGGGAAATCACCCCTTCGGCCATCGAGTTGCTGCAAGGCCTGGACGATAAACAGGTGGCAGAAATGAACGACGCGTTTGCCAAGGATTTGCGCAAACGCCAGCAGGAATACGTGAAACCGCCGCTGGCCCAGCAGATCAAGGAACGCGGCGAGCGCATGGAAAAACGCCTGAACGATTGGCTAGGCCCGCTCAGTGACACGCAGAAACAACGCGTCGCGGCCTGGACCAACGCCTTGGGCGACCAGAACACTCAATGGATCGCCAACCGCGCGCACTGGCAGCAACAGTTCAGCGCCGCCGTTGCGCAACGCCAAAGCGCGGAATTCCCACAACGCATCGAGACACTTCTGGTCAATCGCGAGCGCTTATGGACAGCGGATTACCGCAAGGCCTACGCCAACACCGAAGCCCAGGCGCGCTCGCTGTTTGTCGACTTGATGGCCGAGAGCACGCCGCAACAGCGTGAGCGCTTGTTGAAGAAAATCGAGGGCGTGCGCAAGGACTTCAATGACCTGAAGTGCCTGAAGGCCGCGCAGAAACCTTGA
- a CDS encoding transcriptional regulator, which yields MTTYNWDLIERLLHEVQNSAGHSFAPRAYAEDHAAEKASAGEPIDNLDHLKTLACDYEKLLLERGFIEPRPDHEGSTGNNFILTPRGSSLLSLIDSSIPGNDHPRQVLDEQEDALNEVTFDEVASKAQIA from the coding sequence ATGACGACTTATAACTGGGATTTGATTGAACGTTTGCTGCATGAAGTGCAGAACAGCGCTGGCCACAGCTTCGCTCCCCGCGCTTATGCCGAAGACCATGCGGCCGAGAAAGCCAGCGCCGGCGAGCCGATCGACAATCTCGATCACTTGAAAACCCTGGCCTGTGATTATGAAAAGCTCTTGCTGGAGCGCGGATTCATCGAGCCGCGGCCGGATCACGAGGGTAGTACTGGCAACAACTTCATTCTGACCCCGCGCGGCTCCAGCCTGCTGAGCCTGATCGACAGCAGCATCCCCGGCAACGACCATCCGCGTCAGGTGCTGGATGAGCAGGAGGATGCGCTGAATGAGGTGACGTTTGATGAAGTCGCCTCAAAGGCTCAAATCGCCTGA